A window of Cytobacillus sp. FSL H8-0458 genomic DNA:
TGATAAAGGTGCGGGAGACTTCCAGGAAAAGCCTGTTTTATTTAGGAGAAATGCTTGTCACAGAATGCAAGGCTAAGGTGGAAGGAAAGATCGGCATGGGGATTGTGAAAGGAGATCATCCGGATTTGGCTTATCATCTTGCCGTGATTGACGCGGCATTTCTCGGGGATCTTCCCGAAACCAAACCATGGGCCGGGATACTCGAAATTGAAAAGTACTATATAGATCAAAAAAGAAAAGCAAAGAATGAAGCGATTTTAAAAACAAAAGTAAGCTTTGAAACGATGGATGTTTAATAGAAGGAGGAACAGGCTTTGAAATTAGATGTTGTTCATGACCTGCAATCTGTTTATAGAAAATTAGTTGATAGCTCCTCAAGGCCAGGACTGATATCAGACCTGGGCAAGGAGGCAGCGATGCTTGATGAAGAGAATGCTGCCGGCTGCTCAAGCTCGATTTTACTGCTGGCACTAACGCTGCTTGATCCAGAGGTTACGTTTAAAGTGTATGGCCGT
This region includes:
- the phnG gene encoding phosphonate C-P lyase system protein PhnG, whose product is MKRKQRTEILIEGSHELAKSLAKEIEQKYSVSVIQEPENGLVMIKVRETSRKSLFYLGEMLVTECKAKVEGKIGMGIVKGDHPDLAYHLAVIDAAFLGDLPETKPWAGILEIEKYYIDQKRKAKNEAILKTKVSFETMDV